Proteins encoded by one window of Microbacterium testaceum:
- a CDS encoding DUF4244 domain-containing protein: MIRSPRPVSKRGPVDLPPLTSARAGALFLDERGAATAEYAIATMAAVAFAGLLVMIMRSDEVRGILTDLVRRALTVQ; encoded by the coding sequence ATGATCCGATCCCCTCGACCCGTCTCGAAGCGCGGCCCCGTCGATCTGCCGCCCTTGACCAGCGCACGCGCGGGCGCCCTGTTCCTCGACGAGCGGGGCGCGGCGACCGCCGAGTACGCCATCGCGACCATGGCGGCTGTCGCCTTCGCGGGCCTGCTCGTGATGATCATGCGCAGCGACGAGGTACGGGGGATCCTCACCGATCTCGTGCGTCGCGCGCTGACTGTTCAATGA
- a CDS encoding Rv3654c family TadE-like protein: protein MPASVSTLGVISVVAGLAVALAVVGGAAVAAERLAGTADAAALAAADAASGAVSGVPCDEAARVASAGEVTLRECDVEGLVATITVGGAYGGISFDARSRAGPPERSSP, encoded by the coding sequence ATGCCCGCGAGCGTGTCGACCCTCGGAGTGATCTCGGTGGTCGCCGGTCTCGCGGTCGCCCTGGCCGTCGTCGGCGGTGCCGCGGTCGCGGCCGAACGACTCGCGGGGACCGCGGATGCCGCCGCCCTGGCTGCGGCGGATGCGGCCAGCGGGGCAGTATCGGGGGTGCCGTGCGACGAGGCTGCACGTGTCGCTTCGGCGGGAGAGGTGACCCTGCGAGAGTGCGATGTCGAGGGCCTGGTCGCCACCATCACCGTCGGTGGGGCGTACGGTGGGATTTCATTCGATGCGCGCTCGCGGGCCGGACCCCCCGAACGGTCGAGCCCGTGA
- a CDS encoding type II secretion system F family protein, with translation MSAHGSRTPHLRARRDPRTADPIETVLRLAVLLSGGTAPAYAWRYLAEGGDPTLSAAADAAARGADVGAVLRAAGESWSGTAAIWSVAVATGAPLSDALRSVVGALRDAVEVSADIRVALAEPVATARLLGWLPLVGIPLGGLLGFDPVGVLLRDPLGQGCLALGLGLMGAAYVWMRRLSRRAQPPPVIPGLEAELWAVALSAGVSIDRARGLIEGLGVGTMNRIAVAETLDLATRAGVPAAELLRGDAWIARYRSRTDGRVAAARLSTRLLVPLGLCTLPAFLLIAVVPAALAVLRSTALP, from the coding sequence GTGAGTGCTCACGGCTCGCGGACGCCGCATCTTCGCGCGCGACGCGACCCTCGGACCGCTGATCCGATCGAGACGGTTCTCCGCCTCGCCGTCCTGCTGTCCGGGGGAACAGCCCCGGCGTACGCGTGGAGATACCTGGCAGAGGGCGGCGACCCCACGCTGAGCGCGGCAGCCGACGCCGCTGCCCGTGGGGCGGATGTCGGTGCCGTCCTCCGGGCGGCGGGTGAGTCGTGGAGCGGGACCGCCGCGATCTGGAGCGTGGCCGTAGCCACGGGAGCGCCGCTGTCCGATGCCCTGCGCTCGGTCGTGGGCGCCCTCCGTGACGCGGTGGAGGTTTCGGCCGATATACGCGTCGCTCTCGCGGAGCCGGTCGCCACGGCCCGGCTACTCGGGTGGCTTCCCCTCGTCGGCATCCCTCTGGGCGGTCTTCTCGGCTTCGACCCCGTCGGTGTTCTGCTCCGGGATCCGCTCGGGCAAGGATGTCTCGCCCTCGGGCTCGGCCTGATGGGCGCAGCGTACGTCTGGATGCGCAGGCTGTCGCGCCGGGCCCAGCCGCCACCGGTGATCCCGGGACTCGAGGCCGAGCTCTGGGCGGTCGCCCTTTCGGCTGGCGTGTCGATCGACCGGGCTCGCGGACTGATCGAAGGTCTAGGCGTCGGCACGATGAACCGCATCGCCGTCGCCGAGACGCTGGACCTGGCGACCCGAGCGGGAGTGCCCGCGGCCGAACTCCTGCGGGGGGACGCGTGGATTGCGCGGTACCGGTCCCGAACCGACGGTCGGGTGGCTGCGGCGAGACTCTCCACCCGCCTGCTCGTGCCGCTCGGGCTCTGCACGCTGCCGGCCTTCCTGCTCATCGCCGTCGTCCCTGCCGCGCTCGCGGTCCTCCGCTCCACGGCACTGCCGTGA
- a CDS encoding TadA family conjugal transfer-associated ATPase, whose product MTSLAPPCSGLDPATVDAPDPAVAFLRPFLDDPRVTDLFVNGDRGLFVDRGDGIEHVPSWRASETEVRRLAVRLIALGGRHLDDATPCVDVRLDRGVRVHAVLAPVAASGTSISVRVPAFARPDLQALQRAGMFSARQRDRLERLVDRRENILIAGATGAGKTTLLAALLSRVPSTERIITIEEVVELHPDHPHHVALEARQANIEGAGGISLSRLVREALRMRPDRLVLGECRGEEIRDLLMALNTGHDGGAGTLHASSLVDVSARMEALAALAGMDAETCARQSAGAIDAVVYVERIAGRRRVTGWGRPVVHEGRLRIEPEKWT is encoded by the coding sequence GTGACCTCCCTCGCCCCGCCCTGCAGCGGCCTCGACCCCGCGACGGTCGACGCCCCCGACCCTGCGGTGGCGTTCCTGCGACCGTTCCTCGACGACCCTCGCGTGACCGATCTCTTCGTCAACGGCGATCGGGGGCTCTTCGTCGATCGCGGTGACGGCATCGAGCACGTGCCTTCGTGGCGGGCGTCCGAGACCGAGGTCCGCCGCCTCGCGGTCCGCCTCATCGCGCTCGGCGGGCGGCACCTGGACGACGCCACGCCCTGCGTCGACGTCCGGCTCGATCGGGGTGTGCGAGTACACGCCGTGCTCGCCCCCGTGGCCGCGAGCGGCACGAGTATCTCCGTCCGCGTGCCGGCGTTCGCGCGGCCCGACCTGCAGGCTCTCCAGCGCGCGGGGATGTTCTCAGCGCGCCAGCGGGACAGGCTCGAACGTCTCGTCGATCGACGCGAGAACATCCTCATCGCCGGCGCGACGGGCGCGGGCAAGACCACGCTCCTGGCTGCTCTGCTGTCGCGGGTGCCATCGACCGAGCGCATCATCACGATCGAGGAGGTGGTGGAGTTGCACCCCGACCACCCGCATCACGTCGCGCTCGAGGCGCGGCAGGCCAACATCGAGGGCGCCGGCGGCATCTCCCTCTCGCGGCTGGTCAGGGAGGCCCTGCGCATGCGTCCCGACCGGCTGGTGCTGGGGGAGTGTCGCGGCGAGGAGATCCGTGACCTGCTGATGGCGTTGAACACCGGGCACGACGGGGGAGCGGGGACGCTCCACGCGAGTAGCCTCGTCGACGTCTCGGCGCGAATGGAAGCCCTGGCAGCGCTCGCCGGAATGGATGCCGAGACCTGCGCGCGGCAGAGTGCCGGTGCCATCGACGCCGTCGTGTACGTCGAACGGATCGCCGGGCGACGTCGCGTCACCGGGTGGGGACGACCCGTCGTGCACGAGGGGCGCCTCCGAATCGAGCCGGAGAAGTGGACGTGA
- a CDS encoding phosphatase PAP2 family protein: protein MTSSSGVGGPSSPENALLAPSPSIRRAVVWAVCTVVAVIAVGFLLRFVPLDVAFSDAVHHLHAKVLTQVAEAFYRSLKPLPAAAIMMVATVAVGLLTRRWQVAVAFFGGVAVTWGLAEAAKLVVARPRPGMSEAMTQAIGATADPSFPSGHVAFTASFAAVLICALWSTRWRALGIVVGVVLVVGMSVSVVVIGVHYAGDALASIVWVAGVYPAVRAVGAAVVPRVDAFVSRRLGPARSGRGTSIGR from the coding sequence GTGACCTCCTCTTCCGGCGTGGGCGGCCCGTCCTCCCCCGAGAACGCCCTCCTCGCTCCCTCGCCCTCCATCCGGCGCGCCGTCGTGTGGGCCGTCTGCACCGTGGTCGCCGTGATCGCGGTCGGATTCCTGCTGCGGTTCGTTCCGCTCGATGTGGCCTTCTCCGACGCGGTGCACCACCTTCACGCGAAAGTCCTCACGCAGGTGGCCGAAGCCTTCTACCGCTCGCTCAAGCCGCTGCCCGCCGCGGCCATCATGATGGTCGCCACGGTCGCGGTCGGTCTGCTGACGCGACGGTGGCAGGTCGCGGTCGCCTTCTTCGGCGGAGTCGCCGTGACCTGGGGCCTCGCGGAGGCCGCGAAGCTCGTCGTCGCCCGACCGCGCCCGGGCATGTCCGAGGCCATGACCCAGGCCATCGGCGCGACGGCCGACCCCTCGTTCCCGAGCGGTCACGTGGCGTTCACGGCATCCTTCGCGGCGGTCCTGATCTGCGCACTGTGGTCGACGCGTTGGCGGGCGCTCGGAATCGTCGTGGGCGTCGTCCTGGTCGTGGGGATGTCGGTGTCGGTCGTCGTCATCGGCGTGCACTACGCCGGCGACGCTCTGGCGTCGATCGTCTGGGTGGCGGGGGTGTATCCCGCCGTGCGGGCCGTCGGTGCTGCGGTAGTGCCCCGCGTGGACGCGTTCGTTTCGCGCCGGCTCGGCCCTGCCCGCTCGGGTCGCGGGACCTCGATCGGCCGCTGA
- the acs gene encoding acetate--CoA ligase has product MSSQIDHLLNETRRFAPSAEFSAQAVAQHDLYERAAADREGFWADQARELHWHKRFTRVLDWSTPPFAEWFADGELNVAYNCLDRHVEAGNGDRIALRWEGEPGDQRNVTYAELTDEVKRLANVLTELGIERGDRVALYLPMIPEAIASMLAVARIGAVHSVVFGGFSADSLRARIDDAGAKLVITADGGWRKGKVSPLKPAVDQALADRNGSGEQETVEHVLVVKRGGNEVDWADGRDLWWHDVVPKASADHEAEAFPAETPLFILYTSGTTGKPKGILHTSGGYLTQAAFTNRVVHDVHPETDVYWCTADIGWITGHTYVTYGPLANGATQLLYEGTPDTPHPGRWWELIEKHGVTIFYTAPTAIRSFMKIGRDVPQKFDLSSLRLLGSVGEPINPEAWIWYREIIGADKAPIVDTWWQTETGAMMISALPGVTETKPGSAQVPIPGISIAVVDEQGEPVGNGSGGLLVVTEPWPSMLRGIWGDPDRYRETYWDKFADKGYYFAGDGARLDDDGDVWLLGRVDDVMNVSGHRLSTAEIESALVGHEGVAEAAVVGASDETTGQAVVAFVIIKSRYLKEHPVEGLGDELRTWVGQQIGPIARPRDVYIVGELPKTRSGKIMRRLLRDVAEGREVGDTTTLADTAVMSVISAQVK; this is encoded by the coding sequence ATGAGCAGCCAGATCGACCACCTCCTCAACGAGACCCGCCGGTTCGCGCCGTCGGCCGAGTTCTCCGCCCAGGCCGTCGCCCAGCACGACCTCTACGAGCGCGCGGCGGCAGACCGTGAGGGTTTCTGGGCCGATCAGGCCCGCGAACTGCACTGGCACAAGCGCTTCACCCGGGTGCTCGACTGGTCCACTCCCCCGTTCGCCGAGTGGTTCGCCGACGGTGAGCTCAACGTCGCCTACAACTGCCTCGACCGGCACGTCGAGGCCGGCAACGGCGACCGAATCGCTCTGCGCTGGGAGGGCGAGCCGGGCGATCAGCGCAACGTCACCTACGCCGAACTCACCGACGAGGTGAAGCGCCTGGCGAACGTGCTCACCGAGCTCGGCATCGAGCGCGGCGACCGCGTCGCCCTGTACCTCCCGATGATCCCCGAGGCGATCGCCTCCATGCTGGCGGTCGCACGCATCGGCGCCGTGCATTCCGTCGTGTTCGGCGGGTTCTCGGCCGACAGCCTGCGCGCGCGCATCGACGACGCCGGCGCCAAACTGGTCATCACCGCCGATGGCGGCTGGCGGAAGGGCAAGGTATCGCCTTTGAAGCCGGCGGTCGATCAGGCGCTCGCCGACCGCAACGGCTCCGGCGAGCAGGAGACCGTCGAGCACGTGCTCGTCGTCAAGCGCGGCGGCAACGAGGTCGACTGGGCGGACGGCCGCGACCTCTGGTGGCACGACGTGGTTCCGAAGGCCTCCGCGGACCACGAGGCCGAGGCCTTCCCCGCCGAGACCCCTCTCTTCATCCTCTACACCTCGGGCACCACGGGGAAGCCGAAGGGCATCCTGCACACTTCGGGCGGGTACCTGACCCAGGCCGCGTTCACCAACCGCGTCGTCCACGACGTGCACCCTGAAACGGACGTGTACTGGTGCACCGCCGACATCGGTTGGATCACCGGACACACCTACGTCACCTACGGTCCCCTGGCGAACGGCGCCACACAGCTGCTCTACGAAGGCACCCCCGACACTCCCCACCCCGGCCGATGGTGGGAGCTCATCGAGAAGCACGGCGTGACCATCTTCTACACGGCGCCGACCGCGATCCGTTCGTTCATGAAGATCGGGCGCGACGTGCCGCAGAAGTTCGACCTGTCGTCGCTCCGCCTGCTCGGTTCGGTGGGCGAGCCCATCAACCCCGAAGCCTGGATCTGGTACCGCGAGATCATCGGCGCCGACAAGGCCCCCATCGTCGACACGTGGTGGCAGACCGAAACGGGGGCGATGATGATCTCGGCCCTGCCCGGCGTCACCGAGACGAAGCCCGGCTCCGCCCAGGTCCCCATCCCGGGCATCTCGATCGCCGTCGTCGACGAGCAGGGCGAACCGGTCGGCAACGGCAGCGGCGGACTCCTCGTGGTCACGGAACCCTGGCCGAGCATGCTGCGCGGCATCTGGGGCGACCCCGACCGCTACCGCGAGACCTACTGGGACAAGTTCGCCGACAAGGGCTACTACTTCGCCGGCGACGGCGCGCGCCTCGACGACGACGGAGACGTCTGGCTGCTCGGCCGCGTCGACGACGTCATGAACGTCTCGGGCCACCGCCTATCGACCGCCGAGATCGAGTCCGCCCTCGTCGGCCACGAGGGGGTCGCCGAGGCCGCCGTCGTCGGGGCGAGCGACGAGACCACCGGCCAGGCGGTCGTCGCTTTCGTCATCATCAAGAGCCGCTACCTGAAGGAGCACCCCGTCGAGGGTCTGGGCGACGAACTGCGCACCTGGGTCGGACAGCAGATCGGCCCGATCGCCCGTCCCCGCGATGTCTACATCGTCGGCGAGCTCCCCAAGACCCGCTCGGGCAAGATCATGCGCCGCCTCCTCCGCGACGTCGCCGAGGGCCGCGAGGTCGGAGACACCACCACCCTCGCCGACACCGCCGTCATGAGCGTCATCAGTGCCCAGGTGAAGTGA